One region of Quercus lobata isolate SW786 chromosome 2, ValleyOak3.0 Primary Assembly, whole genome shotgun sequence genomic DNA includes:
- the LOC115959085 gene encoding uncharacterized protein LOC115959085: protein MAKSPTTATKWSPPLGEGYKTNYDGAVFEEAGKAGIGVVVRNGNGEVLAALSEKIPYPDTVELVEILAARRAVQFIVELGMAQSIFEGDSEIVYKALKSGDVGHSSIGQYVKDIMSISDSIRTFSFSHIRRQGNCVAHALAKRARFAFPLLVWMEHVPPDVIPFVLSDL from the coding sequence ATGGCTAAGTCCCCTACGACTGCAACGAAGTGGAGTCCACCACTGGGCGAGGGGTATAAAACCAACTATGATGGAGCAGTTTTTGAAGAGGCGGGAAAGGCAGGGATAGGTGTGGTGGTGCGAAACGGAAATGGCGAAGTACTTGCTGCACTTTCAGAAAAAATACCTTACCCCGATACAGTGGAGTTGGTGGAAATCCTAGCTGCAAGAAGGGCTGTCCAGTTCATTGTGGAATTGGGCATGGCACAATCAATATTTGAAGGAGACTCAGAGATTGTTTACAAGGCATTGAAGTCAGGTGATGTGGGTCACTCCTCAATTGGTCAGTATGTGAAAGACATAATGTCTATTTCCGATTCGATTCgaactttctctttctctcatattAGGAGGCAGGGTAATTGTGTGGCTCATGCCTTAGCAAAGAGAGCAAGATTTGCATTTCCATTGTTAGTCTGGATGGAGCATGTTCCACCAGATGTGATTCCTTTTGTACTTTCAGATTTATAG